The following DNA comes from Streptomyces sp. NBC_00690.
GACCAGGCTGGGCCGAGAGGTGAACGGCGGCGCGACGGTGGTGGAGGGGTCGATGACTCAGGGGGCCGGTCAGGGACCCGTGGTGCGGACGGCAACATTGCGTGATTTCCGCGTACCACCGTATGCACAGGTGCCCGTACAGTCGCAGCTGGCCGAGGAGCAGGAGCCCCCGTCGGCTCCCCAGCCCTCCACGGCCTCAGAATCCGCATCACAGATGGAGGCACAGCAGGCTGCTCAGGTTCCTGAGGTGTCCCGAGAGCATGAGACACCCCACGCACCGCAGAGTTACCCCATGTCACCGATGCCCCAGCGGTCCGCGGCCTCGGAGCAGCGCCCTTCGCCCCACCCGGCTCCCGTCCCACCGCAGCCGTCCTCCACACCGGAGCCCCTGCACCAACAGCCGAGCCGCCTGCCCCCGCACGACACCCACCCCGGGAACGCCATTCCCGAGGACGAAATGCCCGAGGACTACACCCCCACCGAGCGCGACCTGCCGGTGATCCGGCGCAGTGCCGAGAACGACACGCTCCAGATGCCGACCACGTCGGGGGCCGCGGCCACCTCCGACGGCCTCGGCCCGCTCTACGTCGTCGGCGACGTCCATGGATACCTCGACGAACTGATCGACGCACTCACCGCCCAGGGGCTGATCGACGGTGACGGGGGCTGGGCCGCGGGCAACGCCCGTCTCTGGTTCCTCGGCGACTTCACCGACCGCGGTCCCGACGGGATCGGCGTCATCGACCTGGTGATGCGGCTCTCCGCCGAGGCCGCAGCGGCCGGCGGCTACTGCAAGGCCCTGATGGGCAACCACGAACTGCTCCTGCTGGGTGCCAAACGCTTCGGCGACACCCCGGTCAACTCGGGCGCGGGCACCGCCACCTTCCAGGCCGCCTGGCTGCTCAACGGCGGGCAGAAGGTCGATATGGACCGGCTCCAGGACGTCCATGTGCAGTGGATGGCCCGGCTCGACGCCGTGGTCGAAGAGGACCGGCATCTGCTGATGCACTCGGACACCACGGCCTACCTCGACTACGGCTCCACCATCGAGGACGTCAACGAAGCCGTTCACGAGATCCTCACCCGCAATGACGCCGACGAGTGCTGGGACCTCTTCCGCAAGCTCACCAAGCGGTTCGCCTTCCGTGACGAGGGAGGCGCCCAAGCCGTGCGAGACCTGCTCGCGGCCTACGGCGGCCAGCGCATCGTGCACGGTCACAGCCCCATTCCCTATCTGCTGGGCGAGGTCGGGAACGAGGACGGGGAAGAGACCGAACGCACGGTCATCGACGGCCCCCATGTGTACGCGGACGGGCTCGCCATCGCCATGGACGGCGGAGTGACCATGGCCGGAAAGCTACTGGTCGTCCAACTTCCCCTGCCCGATTAGCAAAGCGCGACCCCGATTTATGGAAACCCCCTGTCACGCCGTGCGGTAACCGCTCTACCATCTGCATATCCGTAGCAGGCTCTCCTCCGTTTCCGCCCAACCGTCCGTCAAAAGCGGGCGATTCGGGCCCTACGGAGCATCGGGGGATGCAGATGAAAAGCGCTCCGCACCTGCTGAACGAGGACCGCGCCGAATATGAGCGGGTCCTCGAAGAGGCACTGCGCAATGCGCCGGACCGACCTGATCTCGCTGCCATAGGGCAACGACTGAATGCAGCACAACTACGCACGATGGCCTTGAACGCGACGGCGTCGATCACTGGCGCCGCCGCAGCCGAGTACGAGCACTATGTGAAGATCCGCGAGGAAACCCGCGCATCCGCAGCGGCGGCGGTCACCCATGATTCCGTACAGGCACCGGACGGGCCGGCCGAACGGGGTGCGGGACTCGCGGCCGTGATCGGCGCCCTGGCACCGGTGCTCGCCGGCACGGCAGCGGTGATCTTCCTGTTGATCGGCTACAGCCTCAGAATGCTGGAGCCCGTTCCCACCATCGCCCGCTCACTGGTGTCCGCCGGCTGGTTCTTCGGCGCACTCGCCGCCGTCGCCATCCTCGCCGCGGGCATCGGACTGCTGGTGACAGCCCTGCGCAACGGGGCAACACAGGTACACGCGGCGGAGGCGCCGGACGAGTTGCCCGACGAGGTGGCCCGCGCCAAGGACGCCTGGCGACACGCCCTGGTGGAGCGCGGCGTCCTGCCCTTCCTCCAGACGGCCTTGAACGACCCAAGCGTCGACCCCGCCTCCACCACTCCTCCGCGCCCTCTGGGCCGGATCCCCAAGGTGGGCTACAGCGGACCGGACTACTCCAGTCCCAGCAAGGGCGCGACCAAGGGGCAGCGCCCCACCTTCACCAGCCCCGACTTCTCCAGCCCTGATTTCGGCGGTCCGGAGCACCAGCCGGACTGACCATCCCGTCCGATGGTCCGTGCGGGATGCCGACCATCGGGCGCGGGACCCGTCGTCTCCACGGTCCGGCCGAACGCCGGTGCCGTGGAGACGATCCGGGCCCGGCAGATGAACGCGGTACGGGCAGGAAGCGTGAGTCCGGGTGAAGTGCGGGACAACGTGGGCGTGGTACCGCGCGAGCACCCACAGTGGCCGCGCCGAGGTACTGGCATCGAGCCCCCGGAACCCCCACGCCAGCCTGGTCCACCCGCGGCCCCGCGAGTACCCCACAGGGGATTCGCCCGGCCCGAGCGGGCCGACCCCAGGCCCCGTACCGACGTGACTCGGCTCGGGAGGAAGTCAGCCCGCTGCCCGATCAGTCGGCCATGGGCAGATAGACCCGATTGCCGCTGGCTGCGAACTCCTTCGACTTCTGGAGCATGCCCGCCGAGACCTCCTCGTCGGACTTTTGCGCTTGATCGCCACCGAACTGCTCATTGATGCTGCGACTGATCTTCATCGAGCAGAACTTGGGGCCGCACATGGAACAGAAATGGGCGGTCTTCGCCGGTTCCGCCGGCAGCGTCTCGTCGTGGAACTCCCTTGCGGTATCCGGATCGAGCGCCAAATTGAACTGGTCTTCCCAGCGGAACTCAAAACGCGCATCGGAGAGCGCATCGTCCCATTCCTGGGCACCCGGATGGCCCTTGGCGAGATCGGCGGCGTGCGCTGCGATCTTGTAAGTGATCACACCGGTCTTCACATCGTCTCGATTGGGGAGCCCCAGGTGCTCTTTGGGGGTGACGTAGCAGAGCATCGCCGTCCCCCACCAGGCGATCATCGCCGCTCCGATGCCGGAGGTGATGTGGTCATAGGCGGGCGCCACATCGGTCGTGAGCGGGCCGAGCGTGTAGAAGGGGGCCTCCTCGCAGATCTCCTGCTGAAGGTCGATGTTCTCCTTGATCTTGTGCATGGGAACGTGGCCGGGGCCCTCGATCATCGTCTGCACATGCAACCGCTTGGCGATCCGGTTGAGCTCCCCCAGGGTGTGCAACTCGGCGAACTGCGCCTCGTCATTGGCGTCGGCGATCGACCCGGGCCGAAGCCCGTCGCCGAGCGAGTAGGTGACGTCATAGGCGGCGAGGATCTCGCACAGTTCCTCGAAGTTCTCGTAGAGGAACGATTCCTTATGGTGGGCGAGACACCAGGCGGCCATGATCGAGCCGCCACGGGACACGATGCCCGTCTTGCGGCGCGCGGTGAGGGGCACGTACCGCAACAGCACCCCCGCATGGACGGTCATGTAGTCCACGCCCTGCTCAGCCTGCTCGATGACCGTGTCCTTGTAGATCTCCCAGTTCAGCTCCTCGGCCCGGCCGTCCACCTTCTCCAGCGCCTGGTAGAGCGGAACCGTCCCGATCGGGACCGGGGAGTTGCGCAGCACCCACTCACGGGTCGTGTGGATGTTGCGTCCGGTGGACAGGTCCATGACCGTGTCGGCACCCCACCGCGTCGCCCAGGTCATCTTGTCCACCTCCTCCTCGATGGAGGAAGTGACCGCCGAGTTGCCGATGTTGGCGTTGACCTTCACCAGAAATCGCTTGCCGATGATCATCGGCTCGATCTCCGGATGGTTGACGTTGGCGGGCAGCACGGCTCGACCTGCGGCGATCTCCTCCCGTACGACCTCGGGGGAGACGTTCTCGCGGATCGCGACGTACTCCATCTCAGGAGTGATCTCGCCACGGCGCGCGTACGCCAGTTGCGTCACCGGCTGTCCGTCGCGCCCTCGACGGGGCTGACGCGGTCGGCCGGGGAAAACCGCGTCGAGATTCTTCAGTCCGCCGCGCGGGGAGGTGTGCTTGAGTCCGTCGTCCTCGGGACGGGCCGGACGGCCCGCGTACTCCTCGGTGTCCCCCCGAGCGATGATCCAGTTCTCCCGCAGCGGCGCCAGCCCACGCCGTACATCGGTGTCGACGACGGGATCGGTGTACGGGCCGGAGGTGTCATACAGCGTCACATCCTTCCCGTTGGTGAGGTGCACCTGTCGAACGGGCACCCGGAGGTCGGGACGCGAGCCCTCGACGTACCCCTTGTGCCAGCCCGGTTTCCGTCCGGTCGAAGCGGCGGATTCGATGGCGTCGCCCGATTCGGTGGATCCGACCTGGTCGACGGCAGGCGTGCGTGCATCCTGAACGGTCATAAGACCTACTCCCTACGCCGGCATTACCCGGTAACAGGTTCGGCGGTCGACGCAGCGGCTTCCGTCACTGCCGTGCTGGTTTAGGCCAGTCGGCTCTACGGAGGTCAGCGCCCTCTCAGCCCGGTGCTCCGAGCTCCCGCGTGTGCAAAGGTGCCACCACGCTAGCGCCCTTTCTGGCGCGCTGAACAGAGGCCCCCTGCCGTTCTTGCGATGATCGGTCGGTGACCTCTTCGCCGTCCGACCCCCAGCAAGGGCTCGATCCCCAGTGGGGACCTGTCTCTCCGGAGTCCCATCGTCCGCCACGGGAGTCGTTGGAGCGCTCGCAGGAGACACCGGACTCTCCCCCCAACCCCGTCCCACCGCGCCAGCGGCCGATGCCCGCGTGGCCCGAGCCCCAGGGCCAACCCCCGGGCCCCGCAGACGACTCGGGAAGCGTCCCCGCGCATCCGCCGGCCCATGGCTACGGCGCTGCCCAGTCGCCGTACGCCCCCGGCCCTCAAGGCCACCACGGCCCTCCGGACGCGGCGCTGCGGGACCGGCCCGTCCCACACGGCGCCCGGGGCCACGAGCCCAACGGGCAGTTCGCCACGCCCGTCCCTTCCACCGCCCCTGGCCACGACCACGACCATCCTCCGGGCCGTCCCTCTCCCGCCGCCCCGTCCGGTCACTCCCACTCGCACAGTCATGGCCCCGCCATGCCCGTCTCACGTCACCTTCGCAAGGTGATCGCCGCGGTGCTGATTCCTTTCGCCACCGCGGTCGTCGTGGGCCTCCTCGTGCTCTGGCCCGGCTCAGCGCCGGGTCATGAACGCACCGGCGTCGGGTTCGACCGGCAGACCGAGCAGGGCAAGGTGACCAGCGTGCAGCGGGTCGACTGCAAGGACGTGAACGTCGCCCAGGTGCCGCCGACGGGAGACACCAGCACTCCGGAGGGCCGGGAGGCGGTCAACGCCCAGCAGGGCCAGTGCAAGAAGGCGAAGGTCCAGCTCACCTCGGGCAAGGACATGGGGCGCGTCTTCACCGAAGTCATCCAGCCCGATGCCTCACGGCAGTTGCAACAGGGCCAGGAAGTGGTGGTCGCGTACGCTCCCGACGCCCCGCGCGACCTCCAGTACGCCGTCATCGATGTGAACCGTGGCTTCCCGATGACCCTGCTCGCCGGGATCTTCGCCCTCGCCGTGGTGCTCGTGGGACGGATGCGTGGGGTGATGGCGCTGATCGCGCTGGTCATCTCCTTCGCCGTACTGACCCTGTTCATCCTGCCCGCCATCTTGGACGGGTCCAATCCGCTGGTCGTCGCGGTGGTCGGGGCCAGTGCGATCATGCTGGTCGCCCTCTATCTGTGCCACGGACTGACCGCTCGTACCTCGGTCGCCGTTCTGGGCACCCTGATCTCCCTTCTGCTGATCGGTCTGCTCGGCTCGCTCTACATCGGCTGGGCGCATCTGAGCGGCAACACGGACGACAACACCGGTCTGATCCACGGGCTGTACCCGAACATCGATATGAGCGGCCTCCTGCTGGCCGGTGTCATCATCGGCTCGCTCGGAGTGCTCGACGACGTCACCGTGACCCAGACGTCCGCGGTCTGGGAGTTGCACCAGGCAGACCCGAGGATGGGGCCCCGCGCGCTGTATCGCGCCGGCATCCGGATCGGACGCGACCACATCGCCTCCGTGGTCAACACGCTGGTGCTGGCCTACGCGGGCGCGGCGCTGCCCCTCCTGCTGCTCTTCTCGATCGCGCAGAGCAGTGTGGGCACGGTCGCCAACAGCGAACTGGTGGCGGAGGAGATCGTCCGGACCCTGATCGGCTCGATCGGTCTGGTGGCCTCCGTTCCGGTCACCACGGCACTCGCAGCTCTGGTGGTGTCCGCCGACCGCACGGCAGCCGGTGACGAAGCGGGCAGGGGAAGAGGCGGCGCTCCCGGCGGGCTGGGTGCTCCCCGTACGGCCGGGGACGGCACGGCGGAGCCCACCGGGCGACGCGGCGAGGGCGGACTGCCGGGCGGCGGCGGGGTCTTGACGCGTGGGGGCAAGGGGCGACGCCGCAAGAAGTAGCGTCGGAGCGGGGTGGGCAGCTCCTCCGGCCCGTGCTTCGGCCCGTGCTTCGGCCCGGGGGCCCGTGGCCTGTGCGGCCCCGGAGTGGAGGAGGCGTTGGGGGAGACCCCGTCGCCGCCCTCCGCAGGTGACCGCGGCCTCAGCCGGCGTTCTCCTCGGCCAGGATCTCCTGGAGGGCCTTGTCCAGATTCCCTTCGAAGTCTCCGAAGGTTCGTTCCTGCCCCAGTGGCACCAGCTTGTCGGTGCGGTCGAGGAAGGCCACGACCGGTGCGGTGCGTACGTGGAACAGGGCCCGGTCCGCGCCGACTTGGAGCCGAATGGCGATGTCGGCCAGCTCCTCCGGGCCCGTGGGGCCGATGTGCACATCACCGTCACCGCTTGGCCCCAGCACCCCGTCCAGGAGGAGATCGCGACTGAAGACCCAGGTCACAGGCGCGTCTCCAGGTAGATGGAAGGTCATCCGCAGAGCGTACGGATCGTCCGTCGCATACCGGAGCTCCACCGGAATCCGGAACGACAGCTCCTCGGAGACAAGGAAACTCATCAAGACCTCGGCCTGGACCGACTCGCGCATCGTCTACCCCGCAGTGAATGAAACCCGCTGAAAGCCTGCCGAAAACGGCCAGGAATGATCCCCCTGGCGCTCTTGCCGTAATCGTGCTGCACACGCTAGAGGACTACAAGGAGTGATTTTTCAGATACTGATAGAGAATGCCAGCGCGTCGAGCAGCCCGGCAACTCCGCTGCGTAGTTGTTCGACTGCGGGAAGCAACCTCTCCTGTTGGTGGAGGGGTAGAGAAATGGCCATCGCGGCTGCGTTGGAGCCGACCATCATGGGGATGGCAGCGCACACCGTGCCCAAGGCGTACTCCTGGCGCTCGACCACCGGTTGCGTACGACCCGTGGCGGCGAGCCGCTCCACGAGTGCGCGGCGATCGGACACGGAGTACCGCGTGACGGGTTGCACGGGATGACGATCGAGGTGGTCCCCGA
Coding sequences within:
- a CDS encoding YibE/F family protein, which codes for MPVSRHLRKVIAAVLIPFATAVVVGLLVLWPGSAPGHERTGVGFDRQTEQGKVTSVQRVDCKDVNVAQVPPTGDTSTPEGREAVNAQQGQCKKAKVQLTSGKDMGRVFTEVIQPDASRQLQQGQEVVVAYAPDAPRDLQYAVIDVNRGFPMTLLAGIFALAVVLVGRMRGVMALIALVISFAVLTLFILPAILDGSNPLVVAVVGASAIMLVALYLCHGLTARTSVAVLGTLISLLLIGLLGSLYIGWAHLSGNTDDNTGLIHGLYPNIDMSGLLLAGVIIGSLGVLDDVTVTQTSAVWELHQADPRMGPRALYRAGIRIGRDHIASVVNTLVLAYAGAALPLLLLFSIAQSSVGTVANSELVAEEIVRTLIGSIGLVASVPVTTALAALVVSADRTAAGDEAGRGRGGAPGGLGAPRTAGDGTAEPTGRRGEGGLPGGGGVLTRGGKGRRRKK
- the thiC gene encoding phosphomethylpyrimidine synthase ThiC, coding for MTVQDARTPAVDQVGSTESGDAIESAASTGRKPGWHKGYVEGSRPDLRVPVRQVHLTNGKDVTLYDTSGPYTDPVVDTDVRRGLAPLRENWIIARGDTEEYAGRPARPEDDGLKHTSPRGGLKNLDAVFPGRPRQPRRGRDGQPVTQLAYARRGEITPEMEYVAIRENVSPEVVREEIAAGRAVLPANVNHPEIEPMIIGKRFLVKVNANIGNSAVTSSIEEEVDKMTWATRWGADTVMDLSTGRNIHTTREWVLRNSPVPIGTVPLYQALEKVDGRAEELNWEIYKDTVIEQAEQGVDYMTVHAGVLLRYVPLTARRKTGIVSRGGSIMAAWCLAHHKESFLYENFEELCEILAAYDVTYSLGDGLRPGSIADANDEAQFAELHTLGELNRIAKRLHVQTMIEGPGHVPMHKIKENIDLQQEICEEAPFYTLGPLTTDVAPAYDHITSGIGAAMIAWWGTAMLCYVTPKEHLGLPNRDDVKTGVITYKIAAHAADLAKGHPGAQEWDDALSDARFEFRWEDQFNLALDPDTAREFHDETLPAEPAKTAHFCSMCGPKFCSMKISRSINEQFGGDQAQKSDEEVSAGMLQKSKEFAASGNRVYLPMAD
- a CDS encoding metallophosphoesterase → MVEGSMTQGAGQGPVVRTATLRDFRVPPYAQVPVQSQLAEEQEPPSAPQPSTASESASQMEAQQAAQVPEVSREHETPHAPQSYPMSPMPQRSAASEQRPSPHPAPVPPQPSSTPEPLHQQPSRLPPHDTHPGNAIPEDEMPEDYTPTERDLPVIRRSAENDTLQMPTTSGAAATSDGLGPLYVVGDVHGYLDELIDALTAQGLIDGDGGWAAGNARLWFLGDFTDRGPDGIGVIDLVMRLSAEAAAAGGYCKALMGNHELLLLGAKRFGDTPVNSGAGTATFQAAWLLNGGQKVDMDRLQDVHVQWMARLDAVVEEDRHLLMHSDTTAYLDYGSTIEDVNEAVHEILTRNDADECWDLFRKLTKRFAFRDEGGAQAVRDLLAAYGGQRIVHGHSPIPYLLGEVGNEDGEETERTVIDGPHVYADGLAIAMDGGVTMAGKLLVVQLPLPD
- a CDS encoding SsgA family sporulation/cell division regulator; this encodes MRESVQAEVLMSFLVSEELSFRIPVELRYATDDPYALRMTFHLPGDAPVTWVFSRDLLLDGVLGPSGDGDVHIGPTGPEELADIAIRLQVGADRALFHVRTAPVVAFLDRTDKLVPLGQERTFGDFEGNLDKALQEILAEENAG